Proteins encoded by one window of bacterium:
- a CDS encoding polyphenol oxidase family protein: MRPAWWRDAPGVTAESGWACGWSTTAGPDFASAPDSPAHARAVADLASAAGVAAAAWARQVHGGTALRADGPGCLGDADALWTARPGLAVVGRGADCPLVLVMGPDAAGAGRWGFAHASWRSTVAGITGGLLADMAADGMRPDRTRAVIAPSAGPCCYEVGPEVAAAARDHFGAAASDWFPLLGDGRAFDLWRAAARELETGGVPAAAIRPSGICTICGTGPYPSHRREQGRAGRFAALSGGRV; the protein is encoded by the coding sequence ATGCGGCCCGCCTGGTGGCGCGACGCCCCCGGCGTAACCGCCGAATCCGGCTGGGCCTGCGGCTGGAGCACGACCGCCGGCCCCGACTTCGCCTCCGCCCCCGATTCCCCCGCGCACGCCCGCGCCGTCGCCGACCTGGCGTCGGCCGCCGGCGTGGCGGCGGCGGCGTGGGCCCGACAGGTCCATGGCGGCACAGCCCTGCGCGCCGACGGCCCCGGCTGCCTCGGGGACGCGGACGCGCTCTGGACCGCCCGACCCGGACTCGCCGTCGTCGGACGGGGGGCCGATTGCCCCCTGGTCCTCGTCATGGGGCCCGACGCGGCCGGCGCCGGGCGCTGGGGGTTCGCCCATGCCTCCTGGCGCAGCACCGTCGCCGGCATCACCGGCGGCCTGCTCGCCGACATGGCCGCCGACGGCATGCGGCCCGACCGCACGCGGGCGGTCATCGCGCCGTCGGCGGGCCCGTGCTGCTACGAAGTGGGTCCGGAGGTGGCCGCCGCGGCCCGGGATCACTTCGGCGCCGCCGCGTCGGACTGGTTCCCGCTGCTCGGCGACGGTCGCGCCTTCGACCTGTGGCGGGCCGCGGCCCGGGAGCTGGAGACGGGCGGCGTGCCGGCCGCGGCCATCCGGCCGAGCGGGATCTGCACCATCTGCGGCACCGGCCCCTACCCCAGCCACCGGCGCGAGCAGGGCCGGGCCGGGCGCTTCGCCGCCCTCAGCGGCGGCCGCGTCTGA
- the pyrE gene encoding orotate phosphoribosyltransferase: MTEDKVLSLMKELGALHSGHFLLSSGLHSDTYFQCAKILQFPDLARELGAAMAEFFADTPHDLVVSPALGGILIGHEVARALGRRFVFSERKDGEMMIRRGFEIAPGEKVIVAEDVVTRGTSLLEVIACVEAAGGVVTGLTSIIDRTGGDAGLPLPLQSLARVTVATFEPAACPLCADGVPVVKPGSRGN, translated from the coding sequence ATGACCGAAGACAAGGTTCTCTCCCTGATGAAGGAGCTCGGCGCCCTGCACAGCGGCCATTTCCTGCTGAGCAGCGGCCTGCACAGCGACACCTACTTCCAGTGCGCGAAGATCCTGCAGTTCCCCGATCTGGCCCGGGAACTCGGGGCCGCCATGGCGGAGTTCTTCGCCGACACGCCCCACGACCTGGTGGTCAGCCCGGCCCTCGGCGGCATCCTCATCGGGCACGAGGTGGCCCGGGCCCTCGGCCGCCGCTTCGTCTTCTCCGAGCGCAAGGACGGCGAGATGATGATCCGCCGCGGCTTCGAGATCGCCCCCGGCGAGAAGGTCATCGTCGCCGAGGACGTGGTGACGCGCGGCACGAGCCTGCTCGAGGTGATCGCGTGCGTCGAGGCGGCCGGCGGCGTGGTCACCGGCCTGACGAGCATCATCGACCGGACCGGGGGCGACGCGGGGCTGCCCCTGCCCCTGCAGTCGCTGGCGCGGGTGACGGTCGCGACCTTCGAGCCGGCCGCGTGCCCCCTGTGCGCCGACGGCGTCCCGGTGGTCAAGCCGGGCAGCCGCGGCAACTGA
- the pyrF gene encoding orotidine-5'-phosphate decarboxylase, translated as MDRSSLLSALRALPPGRRVITALDVPGADEALDLATRLGPAGGFVKVGLELFSAAGPAVVGRLQDLGRDIFLDLKYHDIPNTVAGAARVAAALGAGLCTMHAGNGRAAIAAAAAALAAGAPHPVTGRRPALLAVTVLTSLSEDELQETGPSPDSLQERVIRLARLAWDAGCDGLVCSAADLPRLREAIGPDPLIVTPGIRPAGAAVDDQHRVTTPRQAMDAGADFLVIGRPITKAPDPAAALAAIAAELA; from the coding sequence ATGGACCGCTCGAGCCTGCTCTCCGCCCTGCGCGCCCTGCCCCCCGGCCGGCGTGTGATCACCGCCCTGGACGTGCCCGGGGCCGACGAGGCCCTCGACCTCGCCACCCGCCTCGGCCCCGCCGGGGGCTTCGTGAAGGTCGGCCTGGAACTCTTCTCGGCCGCCGGGCCCGCGGTGGTCGGTCGCCTGCAGGACCTCGGTCGCGACATCTTTCTCGACCTGAAGTACCACGACATCCCCAACACGGTGGCCGGCGCGGCGCGGGTCGCGGCCGCCCTGGGGGCCGGCCTGTGCACCATGCACGCCGGCAACGGCCGCGCCGCCATCGCCGCGGCGGCCGCAGCCCTGGCCGCAGGCGCGCCCCATCCGGTGACCGGTCGACGCCCGGCCCTGCTGGCGGTCACCGTCCTGACGAGCCTCTCCGAGGACGAGCTCCAGGAGACGGGCCCCTCGCCCGACTCGCTCCAGGAGCGGGTCATCCGGCTGGCGCGACTGGCCTGGGACGCCGGCTGCGACGGCCTGGTCTGCTCGGCCGCCGACCTGCCGCGCCTGCGCGAGGCGATCGGCCCCGACCCGCTCATCGTGACCCCGGGCATCCGGCCGGCCGGCGCCGCCGTCGACGACCAGCATCGGGTGACCACCCCCCGGCAGGCCATGGACGCGGGAGCCGACTTCCTCGTCATCGGCCGCCCCATCACCAAGGCTCCGGACCCGGCGGCCGCCCTGGCCGCCATAGCCGCGGAACTGGCCTAG
- the serS gene encoding serine--tRNA ligase, with translation MLDRKFLRENRDLVTRAVALKNESVDIDAYYEADERRRAALQEIETLQAEANRANKAISEAKKAGADAGAAIAAMKDVSTRIKDLKAQTDALEAEVEALYLRIPNIPHPSAPEGGEENNQVVRTWGEPVTPDFDVLPHWDLGAELGILHPERSARMSGSGFTILSGAGARLERALINWFLDVHAVQGYTEFNVPYLVNPAAMQGTGQLPKLADDMYHCTVDDLYLIPTAEVSVTNVHMQETLDEADLPLKYCAFSPCFRREAGAAGKDTRGLLRVHQFHKVEMVKFVAPETSWEELESLTADAEELLQKLGLPYRVLALATGDLSFAASKCYDLEVWSAGVGKWLEVSSCSNFVDFQARRAGIRYRGAEAKGFVHTLNGSGLALPRVLVAILENYQTADGRVRVPDVLRPYLGGLEHIG, from the coding sequence GTGCTGGACCGCAAATTCCTGCGTGAGAACCGGGACCTGGTGACCCGCGCCGTCGCCCTGAAGAACGAGTCCGTCGACATCGACGCCTACTACGAGGCCGACGAGCGCCGGCGGGCCGCCCTGCAGGAGATCGAGACCCTGCAGGCCGAGGCGAACCGCGCCAACAAGGCCATCTCCGAGGCCAAGAAGGCGGGCGCGGACGCCGGCGCCGCCATCGCGGCCATGAAGGACGTCTCCACGCGCATCAAGGACCTCAAGGCCCAGACCGACGCCCTCGAGGCGGAGGTGGAGGCCCTCTACCTGCGCATCCCGAACATCCCGCACCCGTCGGCCCCCGAGGGCGGCGAGGAGAACAACCAGGTCGTGCGCACCTGGGGGGAACCGGTCACGCCCGATTTCGACGTCCTGCCGCACTGGGACCTGGGCGCCGAGCTCGGCATCCTGCACCCGGAGCGCTCGGCGCGCATGTCCGGCAGCGGCTTCACGATCCTCAGCGGCGCCGGGGCGCGCCTCGAACGGGCGCTCATCAACTGGTTCCTCGACGTCCATGCCGTGCAGGGCTACACCGAGTTCAACGTGCCGTACCTGGTGAATCCGGCCGCCATGCAGGGCACCGGCCAGCTGCCCAAGCTCGCCGACGACATGTACCACTGCACCGTCGACGACCTGTACCTGATCCCCACGGCCGAGGTCTCGGTGACGAACGTGCACATGCAGGAGACCCTCGACGAGGCCGACCTGCCCCTGAAGTACTGCGCCTTCTCGCCCTGCTTCCGGCGCGAGGCCGGCGCGGCGGGAAAGGACACCCGCGGCCTGCTGCGGGTGCACCAGTTCCACAAGGTGGAGATGGTGAAGTTCGTGGCGCCGGAAACCTCGTGGGAGGAGCTCGAGTCGCTCACCGCCGACGCCGAGGAGCTGCTGCAGAAGCTCGGGCTGCCCTACCGCGTGCTGGCCCTGGCCACCGGCGACCTCAGCTTCGCCGCCAGCAAGTGCTACGACCTGGAGGTGTGGTCGGCGGGGGTCGGCAAGTGGCTCGAGGTCTCGTCCTGCAGCAACTTCGTCGACTTCCAGGCGCGCCGCGCCGGGATCCGCTACCGGGGGGCCGAGGCCAAGGGCTTCGTCCACACCCTGAACGGATCCGGCCTGGCCCTGCCGCGGGTGCTCGTCGCGATCCTCGAGAACTACCAGACCGCCGACGGGCGCGTGCGCGTGCCCGACGTCCTGCGCCCCTACCTGGGCGGACTCGAGCACATCGGCTGA
- a CDS encoding HAMP domain-containing histidine kinase: LMVMALFFLIILWALQNKKDAEQKALFAGMAKETAHQLGTPLTSIMGWVALLEDRLGKGDETVTELNRDVDRLSMISARFSQIGSLPQLEDRDLKGVVEETVQYFRRRLPHLGGRVQLHSEGTVTHEVAFNRDLLGWVLENLIKNGIDALRDGKGTISVRLDDDPEGGVRIYVSDTGKGIPARDNTKIFEPGYTTKKRGWGMGLALVKRIVTQYHGGRIRVEETSSHGTTFLVTLPAHGDATPEPS, translated from the coding sequence GCTGATGGTGATGGCGCTGTTCTTCCTGATTATCCTGTGGGCGCTGCAGAACAAGAAGGACGCCGAGCAGAAGGCCCTCTTCGCCGGCATGGCCAAGGAGACGGCCCACCAGCTCGGCACGCCGCTCACCTCGATCATGGGCTGGGTGGCGCTGCTGGAAGACCGGCTGGGCAAGGGCGACGAGACCGTGACCGAGCTGAACCGCGACGTCGACCGCCTCAGCATGATCTCGGCCCGCTTCAGCCAGATCGGCTCGCTGCCGCAGCTCGAGGACCGCGACCTGAAGGGCGTCGTCGAGGAGACGGTGCAGTACTTCCGGCGCCGGCTGCCCCATCTGGGCGGCCGCGTGCAGCTGCATTCGGAGGGAACCGTCACCCACGAGGTGGCCTTCAACCGCGACCTGCTCGGCTGGGTCCTCGAGAACCTGATCAAGAACGGCATCGACGCCCTGCGCGACGGCAAGGGCACGATCTCGGTGCGGCTCGACGACGACCCGGAGGGCGGCGTCCGCATCTACGTGAGCGACACGGGCAAGGGCATCCCCGCCCGGGACAACACGAAGATCTTCGAGCCCGGCTACACTACCAAGAAGCGGGGGTGGGGCATGGGCCTGGCTCTCGTCAAGCGCATCGTGACCCAGTACCACGGCGGCCGCATCCGCGTCGAAGAGACCAGCAGCCACGGCACCACGTTCCTCGTGACCCTGCCGGCGCACGGCGACGCGACGCCCGAACCCTCCTGA
- a CDS encoding bifunctional response regulator/alkaline phosphatase family protein, which translates to MAFRILWIDDNIEELRSHVVYLGEKGYEVEGVTNGVDGVETLREKNFDAVLLDEMMPGMGGLETLEELRKVNARIPVIMITKSEAEDLMTRAIGKRIDDYLVKPVSPLQILSALKRQLEARRLAGEEVTRGYMSNFMGLGDRFAAARTPADWEAIYADLVTWSMDLFQFSDHGLLETLDDQYTAANMAFARYVRENYQRWVNAEGATGVGEPGELAGAADAPLLSPRVFETWVAPEIETSRQVFWIVIDCMREDQLRMIEPLLEQYYHTERRRYWSLLPTATPYARNALFAGLYPLDIAEGYPDWWVGSANHEGSRNAHEGDLLEQLVARLGSPAAGSCRYYKVSDERDTDVLHRNLGSLGDTRLVAGVYNFLDIMAHGRSQSRILKELAPDEAAFRTLMRSWFEHSKLFDVLKSLARRDCTVILTTDHGSKLCKRAVQIRGNRDTSSNVRYKFGDNLGVDEEKVYFMKDPEKFRLPPQSTIENYAITIDNYYLVYPTNFHEYERLYRDSFQHGGISLEEMMCPFLVMRPR; encoded by the coding sequence GTGGCATTCCGGATTCTTTGGATCGACGACAACATCGAGGAGCTGCGCAGCCACGTCGTGTATCTCGGCGAGAAGGGCTACGAGGTCGAGGGCGTCACCAACGGCGTCGACGGGGTCGAGACCCTGCGCGAGAAGAACTTCGACGCGGTGCTGCTCGACGAGATGATGCCCGGCATGGGCGGCCTCGAGACCCTCGAGGAACTGCGCAAGGTCAACGCCCGCATCCCGGTGATCATGATCACCAAGAGCGAGGCCGAGGACCTCATGACCCGGGCCATCGGCAAGCGCATCGACGACTACCTCGTCAAGCCCGTCTCGCCGCTGCAGATCCTCTCGGCGCTCAAGCGCCAGCTCGAGGCGCGCCGCCTGGCCGGCGAGGAGGTCACGCGGGGCTACATGAGCAACTTCATGGGCCTGGGCGATCGCTTCGCCGCCGCGCGCACCCCGGCCGACTGGGAGGCCATCTACGCCGATCTGGTGACCTGGAGCATGGACCTCTTCCAGTTCAGCGACCACGGCCTGCTCGAGACCCTCGACGACCAGTACACGGCCGCCAACATGGCCTTCGCCCGCTACGTCCGGGAGAACTACCAGCGCTGGGTGAACGCCGAGGGCGCCACCGGCGTGGGCGAGCCGGGCGAACTGGCCGGGGCGGCCGACGCGCCGCTGCTCTCGCCGCGGGTCTTCGAGACCTGGGTGGCCCCCGAGATCGAGACCAGCCGCCAGGTCTTCTGGATCGTCATCGACTGCATGCGCGAGGACCAGCTGCGCATGATCGAACCCCTGCTCGAGCAGTACTACCACACCGAGCGGCGGCGCTACTGGTCGCTGTTGCCCACCGCGACGCCCTACGCCCGCAACGCCCTCTTCGCGGGCCTCTACCCCCTGGACATCGCCGAAGGCTACCCCGACTGGTGGGTGGGCTCGGCCAACCACGAGGGCAGCCGCAACGCCCACGAAGGCGACCTCCTCGAGCAGCTCGTGGCGCGGCTCGGCAGCCCGGCCGCCGGCAGCTGCCGCTACTACAAGGTCTCCGACGAGCGCGACACCGACGTCCTGCACCGCAACCTCGGCAGCCTCGGGGACACCCGCCTCGTGGCCGGCGTCTACAACTTCCTGGACATCATGGCCCATGGCCGCAGCCAGAGCCGCATCCTGAAGGAGCTCGCGCCGGACGAAGCGGCCTTCCGCACCCTGATGCGCTCGTGGTTCGAGCACTCGAAGCTCTTCGACGTGCTGAAGAGCCTCGCGCGGCGCGACTGCACGGTCATCCTGACCACCGACCACGGGTCCAAGCTGTGCAAGCGTGCCGTGCAGATCCGCGGCAACCGCGACACGAGCAGCAACGTGCGCTACAAGTTCGGCGACAACCTCGGGGTGGACGAGGAGAAGGTCTACTTCATGAAGGATCCGGAGAAGTTCCGCCTGCCGCCCCAGAGCACCATCGAGAACTACGCCATCACCATCGACAACTACTACCTGGTGTACCCGACGAACTTCCACGAGTACGAACGGCTCTACCGGGACAGCTTCCAGCACGGCGGCATCAGCCTCGAGGAGATGATGTGCCCCTTCCTGGTCATGCGGCCGAGGTGA
- the tsaE gene encoding tRNA (adenosine(37)-N6)-threonylcarbamoyltransferase complex ATPase subunit type 1 TsaE, whose translation MAPGDHILPDPAGFGRAARTSSPGATRELGGRVGGLLRGGEIVLLFGDLGAGKTAFVQGICSELAVAQEVVSPTFTLVNTYDGRLRVQHLDFYRVEPGHDLDDIGVPDILDEIWDGAAVGLIEWPSPLLARLGSAARFEILVRPTGRGDEREFLLRARPELPAGWAALFPPREERAC comes from the coding sequence GTGGCGCCCGGTGACCACATCCTGCCCGATCCGGCCGGCTTCGGCCGCGCCGCCCGCACGTCGTCGCCGGGAGCGACCCGCGAACTCGGCGGCCGCGTGGGCGGCCTGCTGCGCGGGGGCGAGATCGTGCTGCTGTTCGGCGACCTCGGCGCCGGCAAGACCGCCTTCGTCCAGGGAATCTGCAGCGAGCTCGCCGTGGCGCAGGAAGTGGTCTCGCCGACCTTCACCCTCGTCAACACCTACGACGGCCGGCTGCGGGTGCAGCATCTCGACTTCTACCGCGTCGAGCCCGGTCACGACCTCGACGACATCGGCGTTCCCGACATCCTCGACGAGATCTGGGACGGCGCGGCCGTCGGCCTCATCGAGTGGCCCTCGCCCCTGCTGGCGCGGCTCGGTTCCGCGGCCCGGTTCGAGATCCTGGTGCGCCCCACCGGCCGCGGCGACGAGCGCGAGTTCCTGCTGCGGGCACGGCCGGAGCTGCCGGCCGGCTGGGCGGCCCTGTTCCCGCCGCGGGAGGAACGGGCATGCTGA
- the tsaB gene encoding tRNA (adenosine(37)-N6)-threonylcarbamoyltransferase complex dimerization subunit type 1 TsaB: MLNLALDTATRHGRFALADGTGTLAYRPLNVSGSYADALLPVVEEMLAATGRRRADLTAIGVTTGPGSFTGVRIGVATAKGLAWALGCRLVGVTSLEAMAAALLADAPDADLAVPSLDARRGEIFCGLYRREGAWVRPLATPEAATPDAWWGRVVAAVADPDAPVYGGDGTALLLGQGESLRPELRDTPEPALRRWSTAHPATAPALARALGAADLPDAHPFSLVPDYMRVSDAEVKRRLDLTPSEPAAGIEAHETRRRDHD, from the coding sequence ATGCTGAACCTGGCCCTCGACACCGCCACGCGGCACGGGCGCTTCGCCCTGGCCGACGGCACCGGCACCCTGGCCTATCGTCCCCTGAACGTCAGCGGCAGCTATGCCGACGCGCTGTTGCCCGTCGTCGAGGAGATGCTGGCCGCGACCGGTCGCCGCCGGGCCGACCTGACGGCCATCGGTGTCACGACCGGCCCGGGCAGCTTCACGGGGGTGCGCATCGGCGTCGCCACGGCCAAGGGGCTGGCCTGGGCGCTGGGCTGCCGGCTGGTGGGCGTCACCTCGCTCGAGGCCATGGCCGCGGCGCTGCTGGCCGACGCGCCCGATGCCGACCTGGCCGTCCCGAGCCTCGACGCCCGGCGGGGCGAGATCTTCTGCGGGCTGTATCGGCGCGAGGGCGCCTGGGTGCGTCCCCTCGCGACGCCCGAGGCGGCCACCCCCGACGCCTGGTGGGGGCGCGTCGTCGCGGCGGTCGCCGACCCCGACGCCCCCGTCTACGGGGGCGACGGCACGGCCCTCCTGCTGGGCCAGGGCGAGTCCCTGCGCCCCGAGTTGCGCGACACGCCGGAACCCGCCCTGCGGCGCTGGTCGACGGCCCATCCGGCCACGGCGCCGGCCCTGGCCCGCGCCCTCGGCGCGGCCGACCTCCCGGATGCCCATCCGTTCTCCCTCGTGCCGGACTACATGCGCGTCTCCGACGCCGAGGTCAAACGTCGGCTCGACCTGACGCCGTCGGAGCCGGCGGCCGGGATCGAGGCCCACGAAACGCGGCGGCGGGATCATGACTGA
- the rimI gene encoding ribosomal protein S18-alanine N-acetyltransferase, whose product MTEPVGEIRVRPGDPSDLPVVAALERRSFSDPWTPASLLGELQPDPLRIPLVAEVDGRVRGYLMAWRVVDQLHILNLATDPDFRRRGLAGQLLATAARQGLAEGLVEATLEVRRGNSGALAFYTRHGFTTVGVRERYYADNGEDALVMVGPLQQMASASGQAGNPATDGLGLSRRPDWD is encoded by the coding sequence ATGACTGAGCCCGTGGGCGAGATCCGTGTGCGGCCGGGCGACCCGAGCGACCTGCCCGTGGTCGCGGCCCTCGAGCGGCGCAGCTTCAGCGACCCGTGGACGCCGGCTTCCCTGCTCGGCGAGCTCCAGCCCGATCCCCTGCGAATCCCGCTCGTCGCCGAGGTGGACGGGCGGGTGCGGGGCTACCTCATGGCCTGGCGGGTGGTCGATCAGCTGCACATCCTGAACCTCGCCACCGATCCCGATTTCCGGCGGCGCGGCCTCGCCGGCCAACTGCTCGCCACCGCCGCCCGGCAGGGGCTGGCCGAGGGCCTCGTCGAGGCCACCCTCGAGGTCCGGCGGGGCAATTCCGGGGCCCTGGCCTTCTACACCCGGCACGGCTTCACCACGGTGGGGGTGCGGGAACGCTACTACGCCGACAACGGCGAGGACGCCCTCGTGATGGTGGGTCCGCTGCAGCAGATGGCGTCGGCGAGCGGCCAGGCGGGGAATCCCGCCACCGACGGATTAGGGTTGTCCCGACGCCCTGATTGGGACTAA
- a CDS encoding acetyl-CoA carboxylase carboxyltransferase subunit beta, protein MSWLTQAAKGIKALTSQKKDIPDNLWRKCPKCSEILYHRELDRNLWVCGSCGHHLPFTTEQYIQLLFDEGSWHETHTGITSVDSLDFKDSKRYKDRIRATRQKSGKEDAVITGRGAIGRIPVSAAIMDFSFMGGSMGSVVGEKIARALLDSLKHREAALVLSRSGGARMQESLLSLMQMAKTSAVLARLRNEGIPFISILTNPTTGGVTASYATLGDINVAEPGALIGFAGPRVIKQTIGGDLPEGFQSSEFLLEHGMVDIITERRNLKDTLERTLHWFVDGRDVSVPHPPRG, encoded by the coding sequence GTGTCCTGGTTGACACAGGCCGCCAAGGGCATCAAGGCCCTCACCAGCCAGAAGAAGGACATTCCGGACAACCTGTGGCGCAAGTGCCCCAAGTGCTCGGAGATCCTCTATCACCGCGAACTGGACCGCAACCTCTGGGTGTGCGGGTCCTGCGGCCATCATCTGCCCTTCACCACCGAGCAGTACATCCAGCTCCTCTTCGACGAAGGCAGCTGGCACGAGACCCACACCGGCATCACCAGCGTCGACTCCCTCGACTTCAAGGACTCCAAGCGCTACAAGGACCGCATCCGGGCCACGCGCCAGAAGTCGGGCAAGGAGGACGCCGTCATCACGGGGCGTGGCGCCATCGGCCGCATCCCGGTCTCGGCCGCGATCATGGACTTCAGCTTCATGGGCGGCAGCATGGGTTCGGTGGTGGGGGAGAAGATCGCCCGCGCGCTGCTCGACTCGCTCAAGCACCGCGAGGCCGCCCTCGTGCTGAGCCGCAGCGGCGGCGCCCGCATGCAGGAGTCGCTGCTCTCGCTGATGCAGATGGCCAAGACGAGCGCCGTGCTCGCGCGCCTGCGCAACGAGGGCATTCCCTTCATCTCGATCCTGACCAACCCGACCACCGGCGGCGTCACCGCGAGCTACGCCACCCTCGGCGACATCAACGTGGCCGAACCGGGCGCCCTGATCGGCTTCGCCGGCCCGCGCGTCATCAAGCAGACCATCGGCGGCGATCTGCCCGAGGGCTTCCAGTCGTCCGAGTTCCTGCTCGAACACGGCATGGTCGACATCATCACCGAGCGCCGGAATCTCAAGGACACCCTCGAGCGCACCCTGCACTGGTTCGTCGACGGCCGGGACGTCTCGGTGCCCCACCCGCCGCGGGGCTGA
- a CDS encoding ROK family protein has protein sequence MSRNLTLGIDVGGTAMKLVLADADGAVVHRDEVPTRPHDLVGSLADVAAAMAGPLGGAGHPRLLAVGLACAGIVDPVAGTLGRSPNLPGWEDSSLADALRAAFGEVPGACANDVNAALWGEARHGAGRDCAGLVMIALGTGVGGGVMVGGELVIGAHCGAGEIGHTVLDPDGDPCTCGGRGCLEAYAGSVGLLRHVRETATGTLAELVARRGDDLTTADVASLAEAGDADARAVFTRAGRRLGQAVGNLVNILDPDRVIIGGGVARAGDLILAPCREIAPRLVLAAEAKNVPIVAAELGHLAAARGAAALARDLGAGG, from the coding sequence GTGAGCCGCAACCTGACCCTGGGCATCGACGTGGGTGGCACCGCCATGAAGCTGGTCCTGGCCGACGCGGACGGGGCCGTCGTGCACCGGGACGAGGTGCCGACGCGGCCCCACGACCTGGTCGGGTCGCTGGCCGACGTGGCCGCCGCCATGGCCGGGCCGCTCGGCGGTGCGGGGCACCCCCGTCTCCTGGCGGTCGGTCTGGCCTGCGCCGGCATCGTCGATCCGGTCGCCGGCACGCTCGGCCGCTCGCCCAACCTGCCCGGCTGGGAGGACTCGTCGCTGGCCGACGCCCTGCGGGCCGCCTTCGGCGAGGTTCCCGGCGCCTGCGCCAACGACGTCAACGCGGCCCTGTGGGGCGAGGCCCGCCACGGGGCCGGCCGAGACTGCGCCGGCCTGGTGATGATCGCCCTGGGCACGGGCGTGGGCGGCGGCGTCATGGTCGGGGGCGAACTGGTGATCGGCGCCCACTGCGGCGCCGGCGAGATCGGCCATACGGTGCTCGACCCCGACGGCGATCCCTGCACCTGCGGCGGCCGGGGCTGCCTCGAGGCCTACGCGGGCAGCGTCGGCCTGCTGCGCCACGTGCGCGAGACGGCCACCGGCACCCTGGCGGAACTGGTCGCCCGGCGCGGCGACGACCTGACCACCGCCGACGTGGCGTCCCTCGCCGAGGCCGGCGATGCCGACGCGCGCGCGGTCTTCACCCGCGCGGGGCGGCGCCTGGGCCAGGCCGTGGGCAATCTGGTCAACATCCTCGATCCCGACCGCGTCATCATCGGCGGCGGCGTGGCGCGCGCCGGCGACCTCATCCTCGCGCCCTGCCGCGAGATCGCGCCCCGTCTCGTGCTGGCCGCCGAGGCGAAGAACGTCCCCATCGTCGCCGCCGAACTGGGCCACCTGGCCGCCGCGCGCGGCGCCGCCGCCCTCGCGCGCGATCTCGGGGCCGGCGGCTGA
- a CDS encoding HU family DNA-binding protein, translating into MNKTELTEELANKTGMSKAAAKRAVDALFSTAPREGIIASAVAKGDRVQITGFGTFERRKRKKRTGRNPQTGATINIPAAKYPAFLAGKSLKDRVQK; encoded by the coding sequence ATGAACAAGACGGAACTGACCGAAGAACTGGCCAACAAGACCGGCATGAGCAAGGCCGCGGCCAAGCGCGCCGTCGATGCTCTCTTCTCCACGGCTCCGCGTGAGGGGATCATCGCCTCGGCCGTCGCCAAGGGCGACCGCGTGCAGATCACCGGCTTCGGGACCTTCGAGCGCCGCAAGCGCAAGAAGCGGACGGGACGGAACCCCCAGACGGGTGCCACCATCAACATCCCGGCGGCCAAGTACCCGGCTTTCCTCGCGGGCAAGAGCCTGAAGGATCGGGTGCAGAAGTAG